The following DNA comes from Legionella sp. PATHC032.
GGCAATAGGGGCGACCAATAATCCTGAAAATAAAATCATGGCTTTAAGGTAATGTTTAATATTTGGCATCCTGCTTATCTCCTATTGATAGTGTGTTATTATAAGGTCAAATAAATCGCTAAAAACGAAATTTTTTGAAGAGATTTCATGTTAAAAAATCATTGTTTAACTATAGTCATTTGAGCAATGGAATGCAAAGTTACTTTAATTTTACAAGGAATTTCACTGCCTATAGCACTTGTTGTGTATTAATTATTTAAAATATTGCTTTAATTTTTTTGCATGCAAAATATGCAGCAGCCGAAATGGCACCTGCAATAATCCCTATAAAGAAATCAACTCCTATAGACATAATTGACGACAGGTTTTCTGTGTAATGATGAATGGCGGGTATTTGATGAGTAATAATACCCCCTCCTACTAAAAACATGGCAATTGTTCCTGCCACGCTTAACATTTTCATAAGTACTGGCGCTGCGCCAATCAAAAGAATCCCAATTTGTTTAAGTAGGTGCTTTTTTTTACGTAAAATGAAGCCCAGATCATCTAATTTCACAATGCATGCAACCAAACCATAAACACCAATGGTCATAATTAATGAAATTAAAGTTAATATCGCTATTTGGTTAACCAAGGATGTAGCAGCAACCGTACCTAGTGTAATGACAATAATTTCAGCTGATAATACAAAATCTGTCCGTACCGCCCCACGAATTTTTTCTTTTTCAAATTGACGCATATCGATGGTTTGTATATCTATTTTCTTTTTTGCAGCCTCATTTTTTTTATGGAAAATTTTTCTTATAATTTTTTCAAAACCTTCAAAACACAAATACAATCCACCCAAAATCAATAGGATACTTACCAGTACGGAAGCGAAAAAATTTATTAAAATCGCTAATGGGATTAATATCAATTTATTAACAGCAGAGCCTTTAGCCACTGCACCTATGACAGGTAATTCTCTGCTCGCATGTAAGCCTATGATTTGCTCAGCATTGAGTGCCAAGTCATCACCCAACACACCGGCTGTTTTTTTAGTTGCCACTTTAGTCATGGCAGCTATGTCATCCAGTGCTGTTGCAATATCATCAATCAGTGTTAATAAATTTGCACCTGCCATATTGAAGCCGACCTTAATTTCATGATTCCTTTAAATACTAAAGCAAATTCAAAGCATTGCAAAAAGATTGTTTGTCTCTCTTTTGAAGATTCGAACCTGATAATATAAAAAATAAGATCATTTCAATGATCGTATCCTGATTTCCAGAATTCTAATTTTGGATACATTGCTCACAAGTTAATGTTTTATCTCTTATCCCAAATGGGGTAGAAGCCTGAAAAAATGCTAACTGTTTTAAAATCATCGATTATCTGCTCAAAGGAGCTAGTATTTTGATTGAATTAAAATGGTAAGTGGTTAATGCGCTTATGATTCAATATCAAGGGATTGGGGGCTTTTTCTTAATGTCTTAAGTTGACTCTGCCTGGATTTTTCATCCAACATTTTTTGTTTGGATCTTCTCGAACGTCGCCTCTTTTGGCGTTTTATCTTTTCGATTCTTTGCTGTGTTTTTGTTTTTTCATCGCTTAATACGACTTGTAATTTCTCACAAAGCCGTTGTCTTGCAAAATAGCGGTTATCTTCACGACTCCTGGATTCCTGGCATTTTATTTCCATGCCGGTAGGCACATGTTTCAAATAGACTGTCGAAGCCGTTTTATGCAGTTTTTGTCCACCTTTACCACTGCCTAGTATAAATTTTTCAGTAAGATCTGTTTCATAGATATGAAGACTGCTCATTTTTTCTGTCAATATTTCCCATTTCTCTTTGCTAATCATGAAGTTTCTTTGGTCCAATAAAAAATGCCTTTAAACCATTATAATAGCTGAATTCAAGCCAAATAAGTTGCAAAGAAAGAATGAGGGAGTTTGAATGGCAGAAAATTTATAATCAACATATCAAGCACAAACAGTGGATTCAGGCAGGTAACAACTGAGCTCACCTCAAATTTGAAGACACTATGAGTATATTACTTAGTCGTGTTTTTTATAAAAAACCGCGCAATTTCTTCAGTTAAATGAGTAAGGTTCGTATTCATACTCTGCACAAGCGCCTCAATACTGATTAAGGGGACTTTAATATGGTAATAAGCATTTCCTTTGTGGATTAACTCTTCTTTTCGATAAATAAGGTATTCGGCTCTTAAAATACTGTTACCATGAATATCAATTTCAAATTGTGAAATCATGACTTGAAGATGATAATCCGGGTGGAATTTATTGTCCCAAGGTGAGGCCTGAACGACTACTCCTGGCATTAGAGTTGAAAGATTAGTAGTTAATACAAGAGTAATATTCTTATCCAAGGCTCCAGCCCATTGGTTAAACTCTTCAAGAGTTAGGTGATGGGGAGTCTGGTGAATCATTAATTGAGGTTTTTTCATATAATCAGGGGTACTCACTTCATCAACACCAATCTGTAAATGATTATAGAAATTACGGCTGTTTTTTTGAGGGGGGATAGGTGTTAATAAATAAAATTGAGTTTCCTTGCTTCGACCGCAATCGCAGAGGGTTAAGGCAATGAGCAATATTAAGACAAACTTCACAGGTTTCTTTCGAAGTTCAACATAGCTAGCAAAAGGCGAAGATGTGATGCTCTCAAAGGAGGAATATATAAAAGAGTCTCGAACATTACCTGGCCAACTTAGATCTCTGATGCAATAGAATTTTAAAAAGCGTTTATTATTTTTCATCGCTTGCCTCGGAGTAAAGACTCAGGATATCGAGACAAATAATCCGTCAAATTTTGAGTGGAGTAAGCTGCACTGGTAATTTGTTTTAAGCTTTGATTTAAATACGCAACAACACTGGGCACATCTTGGTTTAAGCTAGAGGCTAGTTGCCCTAAATTTTCAGAAACTTTTTGTATGGCTTCTAAAGTATCTTGGATTTC
Coding sequences within:
- a CDS encoding DUF808 domain-containing protein, yielding MAGANLLTLIDDIATALDDIAAMTKVATKKTAGVLGDDLALNAEQIIGLHASRELPVIGAVAKGSAVNKLILIPLAILINFFASVLVSILLILGGLYLCFEGFEKIIRKIFHKKNEAAKKKIDIQTIDMRQFEKEKIRGAVRTDFVLSAEIIVITLGTVAATSLVNQIAILTLISLIMTIGVYGLVACIVKLDDLGFILRKKKHLLKQIGILLIGAAPVLMKMLSVAGTIAMFLVGGGIITHQIPAIHHYTENLSSIMSIGVDFFIGIIAGAISAAAYFACKKIKAIF
- a CDS encoding peptide chain release factor family protein, producing MISKEKWEILTEKMSSLHIYETDLTEKFILGSGKGGQKLHKTASTVYLKHVPTGMEIKCQESRSREDNRYFARQRLCEKLQVVLSDEKTKTQQRIEKIKRQKRRRSRRSKQKMLDEKSRQSQLKTLRKSPQSLDIES
- a CDS encoding PqiC family protein is translated as MKFVLILLIALTLCDCGRSKETQFYLLTPIPPQKNSRNFYNHLQIGVDEVSTPDYMKKPQLMIHQTPHHLTLEEFNQWAGALDKNITLVLTTNLSTLMPGVVVQASPWDNKFHPDYHLQVMISQFEIDIHGNSILRAEYLIYRKEELIHKGNAYYHIKVPLISIEALVQSMNTNLTHLTEEIARFFIKNTTK